Part of the Halodesulfovibrio sp. MK-HDV genome, TTGTCATTCCCGCCCTCTTTCTTGACTGCCGTAATACCGCCAACCGCCTCATACGCCGCCATGACAATCGCCATCTGCTTAATAGTTTCGGGCACGTCCTGAAGCGGAAGCACATAATGTTGGCGCAGCGTGTCATCAATGACTCGGCTCACACTTCCCATCTTTCTTTCCACAATTCCCGGCGTGACCTTGTCTGCTGCATCAAGGTAGCCCTTCGGGATAACGTCGTATAAGTTAGCTAACTCGCAATAGGACATGCTCATTTCTCGCGTTTTGAACTAGTTTTGAACTAGTGTTTATACAGTAGTGCGCCCAACGCTTCGGCAGGCTTGGTAAAGCCCGCCCAGAAGCGATATGGGCTTTACGCCAACACGGTAGCCTTAATTGTAGCTTTGGGAGCGACAGCAGGGAGGGGTTTGGATTCGCCGATAAGCATATATTT contains:
- a CDS encoding phage protein Gp36 family protein, producing the protein MSYCELANLYDVIPKGYLDAADKVTPGIVERKMGSVSRVIDDTLRQHYVLPLQDVPETIKQMAIVMAAYEAVGGITAVKKEGGND